In Quercus robur chromosome 11, dhQueRobu3.1, whole genome shotgun sequence, the sequence GTGGGTTTCATGAGTCTTAAAGGCTACTAGTAAATGTGTCGAATAACTAGACGAACTTGacatatcaaataaaaatttatctcaACTCCTTCTCACCCATTACTAATAGAactctaaaaatatttcttggTATTGACGAAGCAGGTAATAAAGTTTAAGAATGAATCACTTTTTGGAGATCCCAGCGCAAAAATTTACAGGAAAAGCATATatgatcaaatttttttttttttttgttttttgttggggggggggggggggggagggggtgtTGATGCTTTGAgagtgaaagaaagagaaaaaccaTATGTTCTAGATTTGTTGTGTCacgctagagagagagagaggctaaaCCGCGTGCCAAATTGGTGCATAGAAGAAGTCAAAGAATTTACCTCCATTGCAGTTCCTTTCTTGACCCCTTGGAGCCAATATCTCACAAAGGCTTTACCCCATCTAATCATAATTGTGCCAAACATATTGTATCTCATAAAACTAAATCACCATTAATAGTAATATCATTCTATATGGAAAACAGAAATGGCAAAAAGATATTTCTAGTTTTGAAACTACGAAGGCtcaatctcaattctcaaaccGTATTCATAACAATAAACCTAAAAGGTTAGGCTTAACTTAGTATTCACAGATAACCATAATGTTTGGtcctgtttttattttgtgttaagAGTAGGCGTTTCCAAAAATCTTACttcaattttccttttctcttggATTCATTTGCCTTGtgctttattctttcttttggctAAGATGGTTAGTGAAGGAGCGGGGGACGAGGTGAAGATGATgatccaaaaagaaaataccaCATATGTACGTGCAATCACCCTGCGTGTAACCGGGTCTCTGATCACCAATGTCCTGCTAATGTGGAGCATTCAATATGGACTTGAACTTGCTACGCAAACTGAAACATATATTGGTGAAGAGTGCAATTTCAATGCTGGAATTATAACCATGGTCCTTGGTTTCGTCCTTATGTTTGTTGAAATTCACATTCTTGTAACCATGTATCTAGAATTTGCGACAGAACAGTGGCAGGAACAAGAGGAGGAAAATCACCAAGGTAGCAATTTGAAAGATGACATATCTGTTTAGTTTGCCAAATTTTCATGTTGGAGTTATAACCATGTTCATTGGTTTCATGTTTCTGTTTATTGAAATTCCCATTCTAGCAGGAATGTATCTAGAATTGGCAGAAAATTTGGAGCAACAAGAGGACTTGGAGCAGGAAAATGACACTTATCAAGGTAGCAACTTGAAAGCTGACATATCTGTTTCGTTTGCCAAGAGTAACCATGCAAATAGGATCACCATATCAATTTTAGCCcttcatttctctctccctttatcCGTTTATAGTAAATTCAGACCCTGCATAAATGGGAGCCTTATAAAGTTATATACAGGGTATTTTTGAATCATTTTTTAGTAAATGAATTGCATTGAGaaatatttaaattgaaaaattctgGACAGGTTAGCTAGAAGAGCCAAGATGAATACCACAAGCTTATCTTTTTGGGATTTAGAACCATACAGATCCCCTACTAGCATAATTATCATTAAAGGAAATCTAGTTTGGATTGTCTTTTACAACCTCATCGATACAAAAAAAGATGGTAGAATCATAAATGACTGCTGGCAAATTGAACCTATAGGCTATAGCATGAGTTTTGTGTTGGATTCTCTTCATTACATTTTATACACAGCactaacaaaaccaaacaaagtcTTGTTTCCATAGATCCTGTAAGCTTTTCCACCATTTGCATTCATATCTCTGCTTTActtgtactttttttattatctctttGAGTATTCTTAACGAAAATATCACTATGTGAACAATGAAGCAGAAAGGGAGATGACAATCCGTGAAGTTATTGTCTGTCTTTTTGTGGACGTGATCATAGTCTTCATGCTATTGTGGATCATTTTCACTGCACTTGGACTTACATTGGAACCTATAGGAGACGGCCAATACTCTATACACCATTACCTAATAAAAAGCGTCGTTGGAAATGTCACAGCGCTCATCGGTTTCTGCTATTTTGCGTTTGGGGTGGGAATAGCAGTAGAACTGTCTAGCATGTTGCAGCcgaaagagaaaaagggaagcAGCATTCATGAAGAACACAACACAAATCTTGAGTGTCTTGTTTGATGTTTCTCAGGAAAAAGTTTGACATTACAAATTTGTACTGCATATTGTATTAATGAACTATTTCCTTCTTATTCAAATACTAAATTATGACTTCACTCTTCAGGCCATGCACAAGGTCAATCCATGGTTTGGGAAACTATCTTGCATGAAAAAATTCGAGATTGTTTGGGAACCTCTTCCTATTTTATGATCAAATGAATTACTTGCCAAATCACTGTTACAAGTTGGGAGCaaatttatacataaaataGCTCTCTATGTCAAGCTAGCACATATAGTAGCTTTCAATATTGTCCTCCCAAGCTTCAGTGACATCCGCTGATCACTGACGACTAAGGGTTGTTCTCTCATGCAGAGATTCAATAGAAAAGCACAGGTCACTTCGGAACTACATCTATCGTAAAAAAACTAGTAAAGTTACAATTAGAGGTCCTTATAATTACTTATATAACTCATTTCAACCTTAGTATACACCCAAAGTAAGTCGAACACACACGTACAATCTAATCTAATCAAATCCAAATAAACCATGTTTTGCAAAAACAGTTACCggttttttgaaaacatgacATATTTCTTCTCCCCACATCTGATTTGGCTATGGCCAAGGAAGCTGAAGGAAACTGATGTTTTCATTTACAATTGTTTAAACTAACTGCAACAaataaatgtacaaaatttcCCCAAAACAATGGGATAAAAAGACTCACTAGTTTAtaatacatgtcaaatttcttcGCAACCAAAAAGAGCATCAAGGGaatcacttaaaaaataaagcatattttatttcaacaaaagagaacccaaaaacaaataaggAGTCAGCAACAtgtgaaaaagaaattgttgagagagagagagagagagagagagagagagagagatgaacttGAAAGGGGCCAAGGAGTGGACTTGAGAACCTCAAAGCCATCCGTAAGAATGTAATAATAACTTCATTatatacataaattttgtaGCATGATAATCTATTTAGACCAAAACCCCCTAACTGTACTTTGTTTGCATTTGCCCATCCCCACCCCAATCCGTATGTGtaactgtgtatatatatatttagaatatttgtatatataattttaaaaattttttatatctatgccgattataattttttttattaatacatATTATATTATCATCCCCTAAACATATTTGTTTCTCTCCCTTAGTACCCCCATCGttgccctttctttttctaACGTCTCTATTTCTTCTTGTTCTAGCTGCTACCTCTTTAGAGAGGCAAAATACCTATGCTATTCCCCCATGGAGAAGTGGACCAAGACCACCCAactaatctatatctatatattactaaggTAAGTTTGGTTCAGTTTTTTGAAACTGGGCTTTTAGAAAAAGTAGGGTTTTCAAAATGTGCGGTATGAAActgggctttttgaaaaaattgagtatttggtaaaaactgttaaaaagtactttttgaaaaagttgaataTTTAGcaaacacttataaaagtggtggTTTGaatgataaattaccaaaaatgacaaaatgtatgtgtgtgtatatatatatatatatatataaaggagtttatttcatacttagtatcaacttcttcttcttaataataataataataataattacttcatgttaataataaatgactctcttaataaaagattttgtaaaaaagtaTTTGGTTTTAGTAtttctcttttcaaaaaatgttatgtccacaatattttcacaatattgtGAAATGGCATTActcaaatatattatattcttttaatatatttattggcACCTTGCCCCCACACCCAacccaaccctttttttttttttttttcccagccaTAAGAGCCAACCCTtcaccttttgtcttctttctttttctcatttctctGCTTTCCTCCACACATTCAGCCACACAGCCCACACCCACGCACCTCTTCACCTTGatcttctttattcttttcttttatcaaaaACTCTACCGAATTCAAAAGGTTTTTTTGAGATTAGATAtgtaaaacataaataaataaaatagagaagagaagaagaagaagtagcacagaaaaagaagaagaagaagatgagatgCCGAGCACAGCAGAATAGAGGAGCAGAAAAAACCATGGGCAATTTAGGAAAAAGAGAAACCCACCAACggtaatatttttgttttgagaaaatgcgTTTGTGCGTTTTGCAACTGCAGCTCAAAGCTGTCATGCCAAAACGTAGAGAACATGCATTGGCCTTCACATTTCAAAATGCAGCTTTTTAGAAAAAACTGCGTTTAAAACCTTACCAAAcgcaaatattattttttggatttcaaaaAGGCACTTTTTGCTAGAGGAAAGTGCAAACAAACGGGcactaaaagctgaagcatgACATTTATTGCTGCTGAATTCCTGTTGCGCCACCTCATCGTCACATCATTTgccacataattattattttttatttattcctatttaaaaaaaatataaatagattattagctttacatattcatctttgtcggttttaacatctatttatatttctttttttatttccaattttctataattttttttacattcacttattttttaaatatttacactttcttcaacctttcttcttcccttaccttttcatctcctcactaccctctactttaatatttctattcatcttttccttcatcttcctttatttgtctcttcttatcccttccctcttactataaatttgtcactctttttccattctttgcatagttttcttcacaaaaaggttctctctctctctctctctctctctctctcaatgttttggtggatttttattttttattgcatctccgctttaggttgataaatttttgtgtttttaagaactctaatttaggttgatacgatttagttttgtgttttaagttattattattattattttgctctttgattgttaaattttattcaattacattataaaaaattaaagatagtagataaaaataaaatagtattacATTACATtgcataatttggataatttagtgtttattgttatatcttttaatttttttaatttttttcttctcttctattttactcaatattgaaattcaaccgcatcctccttatcattaaattatttatattttctctctctttttgttttaaaaaataaaaaatgtaatattttacttaaattcaaataaaagaaaattgtgctcatcaatgtactcattttttttttaacatttacactttctccaacctttctccttctctttaccttttcatctccccaaacaTTCAaccttgatatcactcttcctctttccttttatcttccttcattttgtttctttttattatcatcatcttagtataattttttattttttttattttttttttatagaaagaacactgtaattttattgatgaaTAGCCGAATCGGCTTGAATTACAGAAACAAGGTGaggaggaacatcctccatccacaccgTAAACTCACTAACATGTCTCACATGTCTAGCAATGTTATGAGCTGACTTGTTCGCTTGTCTTGGCACGTGTTGAAACTCCATTGCATCCATTGGATCTGCCACCTCTTTAGCTTCAACCAGCAGATGACCATACTCGTTCAGGAATGAATTGGTACTCTTTAGACCGTCAATAGCAATCTTCGAGTCACCTTCAAGGATAATTGAAGATAGCCCGATGTCTTTGGCAAACTGAAGAGCTTTCTTTGTATGAATTTGTCAAtcactcttccattctttacataattttctctcacaaaaaagtggttatttcccactctttctccctcaattttttggtagatttttatttttatttttcttgcatctctattttagcttgataaagttttgtagtctttagaactctattttggttgatgggatttagttttgtgttttaagttgttgttgttgttttttttttttttttttaatgactttgattgttaaattttatcatattgcattataaataattaaaaatagtatataagaatgtactattattatattacatagaattatttggataagttagtgtttattgttatgtattttattttattttattttttctcatatcattttatttaacatttaaattcaaccacatccctcatatatatcattaaattatttatatttccactacttttttatttaaaaaaatttaaaatataatattttgcctaaattaaataaataaaattgtccacatTAAGTGGAGTAATGGTAGGGAAATACTCATTCTCACacccaatgcatcaaaggaagaatgaaatacaaaacaaatcaagttagaaacattaaattaaaaaaaaaaactaacaatgcatatttaatgtcatagaatcatcatcaaattttggaaaaagataggttgccaatggagagagagagagagagagagatggtatagaaaaaaaccaatacaaagtaataaagagtagataaagaaaaaaaaaaaaaaaaccaaacctcaATTAGTAATCGTTGATTGAaaaacaaagaggttgtaaggagaagtaaaaaataaaaatagagattacTGTGTagagaacattaaaaactttacagtgtagtaacataaaccgttaaattcacttaaaaaattaaatcaacaatcaacaatttaatacaatcatagtactaaatttaaatttaaaactaatcaaactctaactatggaaaccatattaatcataactaaaaaagagatgttctctgatagtagtagaaattacataagaaataaagttagaaaatttaaaaatccattttttgacatttcatttaaccttatttataatatatatatatatatatatatatatatatatatataaatgttcaTACACTATTACTTTcgaaaatctaatgaacaatgcTACCTTTCATTTATCAtctttgttatgcaaatcatcagttagtaaatatatgataatggtaaaaagcgttacaaatgagatcactaaaaaaaatatataaaattaattatccaCTATCGTAGTAGTCTATAATTTTACGCATCCATaaaagtggaatatatagagttttcttaaaggtatgtgtaaagattcattatatatatgtgtgtgtgtgtgtgcataaaggtaaaaaaaaggtatatttaaggtttttattaacttaaaaactaatgaaaaaccaATGGTTAACAACTAAagttatagtattaataaaatatctaATGAgactatcttaaaaaaattatcacgcaTAACGCACGGATATGCGACTAATGCATATAATAACCATGTTAGAAAGTGCAACCCTTGCATAAACAATTACTCTAGTCTAATCCCTGTTgagaggaaataaaaaattaaaaagtattaCAAAATCAAATGcaagaaaaatcaataaaaaggAAACACATAATATGAGATAGGTTGCAGCTATAGTCAGAACTCCAACTGGGCCAATTGCCTAACGTTGACCTGAGGTAGCGAACGAGACAGAAAATGGATGGAAATTCTCCACTTAATGGCTGCTTTCTGGTGTGTCAATTGTGGTAATTAGTTCATAATTATGCTAAGAAATAATGTTCTACTTTCAGGTGTGCAATTGTGGTAATTAGTTCGTAATTATGCTAAGATTCTCAAACTAGAATTGCTACAAGGTGTCCAAAGTTGACTACATTAATACAACTACATTAAGTTTAATATAACAAGAAATTAACATGATATTACACTAGAAACActgagttttaaaattttacccaaaaactAATTCACTATCTCCAACACTTGGAAATACAAGAATAATACAAAAAGGCTACACCTTTGTAAAAAAATCGCAAGCCCTAGTAGAATTGTGAGCAAACTAGTTGCGGAACCTgccaaaaaatcacaaaaaattaatttttttgtcaaattttgatCAAAAAACTTAGCTCCACGAAGCTAATAATAAGAATCAACAATGTAGGAATGCAAAAAGCAAACTAAAAAACATAGGTAGTATTATGTCACAACAATGCTTCACACATTGCAATCTACAATGAAAAACAACTTCTGAATATGTTAATTAATTATATGGCATGGTCTCTCTCTCAagtcaaagagaaaagaatagTAACAAAGTCCTAcattttttaacataatttcttcaaagcaaaaaaaataccTCAAGCAAAACACCAAACCTTAACTAAATACATCCAATCCCAAAACAAATTTGACTAATCCAAGAATTCATCCCATTATTCTCTATTGAACCTTGTTACAATGGTCGTTGTTGGTCAAGGAAGTCGGTGGTTGCTGAGGAGGTTAGTGGCATTTTTTGGTCACTCATTTGTTGCCATGCTCTTTAtctattgaattttcaaatcacTTTAGGAAGTTCATCCTAGATTCTACTATTCAAACCCTTATTATCAATTAGagtaagaagaaagaaaagattaaaaaaaaaatgcgaaTGAACTCTTAGGTTTATAAGGAAGTGGTTAATGATTCCCTTCAAGTTCAgcaactgaaatttttttttataaagagtATGATTAGAACGTCAtcaagttcatttttttttcctatactCTTTCTTCTTTAGAACCTAATGAACTCTTAGGTGCATAGTTTGTTAGAAATTAGCCAATGACTGTATACCACAAAACTCTAAACCTTGCatacaaaacacattttaattCCTCCTAAAACCATTTCTTCAGGAACCTAGTCCAAAGCTTGGTGTTGTTTCCAACCAACCCTAGGTGTGTGAAGACCTAAATGTCGCTTCTACCACCCACCTTTACCACTGCCGCTGCATACACATCCATTCTCAAACCTATCACATAAAATTTATCCACACACTATACCATACCATCTCCAACAACCCCATTAGAACTCTATTTCAACAAATCGATGCAAATTTCATAGTATTTATCAAAACATAGAATTTCTCCACCTATAATGTGGAAAACACCAGCCATGTGGTGGAGTGCATTGAAGATATGGCAAAGTGGTACCATTTCTAAACAAATTCCAATAACCATGCAAATTACAAATTGCTGAGTCAATAATCGCAGCAGAAACCCCAAGAAAGAGATTATCAAGCTCCGAATCAATAATTTCATGATTAATTCCCccttaaaaaaatcattgtcatattatactaaaaattgaaaaaatataacgTAACAATGGTAAAGAAAAACATACAGTCTCCAAAAGATGTTCATGAACATTTCTGATGTAACGTGGCAGAGTACAGCTATTCAGATGGTTAGAATATAGATTTCCATAATTCCCTACGTAGTGCAACGTATTATAAAAAGTACCTTAACCCTTTCCCTCTACAAATCTAGAAAGCACGGGTGTGGCTCCAGGGCTGCCGCATTCGTATCGAACACTTGGCGACACGCTGATTCGCACTTGACACATCAATTTGCGatcttttttttcctgatttgcCCCAATTCAAGCCAATTCGTGCCAAATTAGGCTGAGTCGCGCTAGTTTGGGCTGATTCGCACCGATTTAGGCCAAGTCGCGCTAATTCAGCGTCAATTTAGGCCTAGTCAAGTTGATTACGGCTGAAATTGGCCGAAATAcacgttaaaaaaataaaaaaaaataaaaatttgagttgATTTCTTATTTAGTTAGTAACTTATTATATATTCGTCAAATTATTTGTACATTAAATCTTAAATTGAAATTACTGAATTATTTATAGTtattattgctcttaaattggtatatatttactattatatgaaaatatatttaataatttgtaaataaaaatatatttaataatttattagtagACGTATCCTGCCGCACctgcaccctactttttcaaaaaacactgaGTCTCGCACCTGCACTGAAACCTAAATTCGCACCCCTACTTCATAGTTACAAATCTTATTCTTGACCACCAATTTTGGAATCCGTAAAATTCAAGTATAAAACAACTTGAGAATATGTCTGGATTTAGATCATACAAATCCCTCATCATGCGAATGAGACTACATCTATCTGAAGAGTTAAAAAAGATGGGGTGGTACAACTGGCtcacaaaataatttctaaatccTTTTGCAACAATGAAAATTTCAGAAATAAATTACCAGAGAATTTCCCGTTTTCATGAAAAGAAATGACAATATCTGCTATTCTTAAAAACAATTTCCAACTCTCTAACTCGAAGCAAATAACTCGATTCCATTTGTTGTATTTCCACCACAAATTTTCTTGGTAATTGTTGTTTTGCCATTCATTTAGAAATTCAAGAAATGTCtgtaaataaaatatgtaattaatcaattttcattaaaaaaaaaaaaaagttagaaacaaatcctaaaagaacataaaacttaaaacttaccCATCCTCGAGCTCCTTCTATCCCGTCGTCAATGTTTTCAAAAGGGGTAGGATGCTCTTCCTGGAAATCCAGTATGTCTTCTACATGACGATCAAGAAAAAAGTTAAACGGATATTGTTGCTGTGGTTGATTCATTGAAGAAGAGTTATGACAGAGGCGGTGAGTTTGGCGttatcaagaaaaatgttatgagATAGAGAGTTAAACTAGGGTTTAAAGTCTTAAATAATAGAGCATTCAcagtataatagaaaaaatgggtagaatttacacaattttacctTAAAAATGACTCACATCATCAATGTgtataattgtttaaattcacaAGTTTAATAGTCATTTTTTGATTACTCAACAAATTTGATAGTAACTGTATAAATTTACGATGatactattcattttgtatttagttgtttattatttctttatgtatTTTGAGGATGAAGAAAAAGAGTGAATAGTGGTTGTTGTGtgtaaagaaagagaaacaatttaaaaattaagaaaaatttatattttaataaaatgtaatgtAAAATTGATAACTTGATGTGGGGTATTCTGAAAaatgagtatgtaaaatagaaaaatctagggtctgtttggtagtTAAAAaggaaatggagaaaaaaaaaattttgagagctTTTATAAGATaaagtaattgttaaaatagtcacaaataaaaataacatcatggttttgttttttaagcaATTTAATATCAAGCAATGAAAAAgtacaaacaaataaacaaagtaACAAACTATACTTTTTCATAATCTAAACTATGTAAATGTAATCCAAACTATACTTTTACATATACTTTGGAATAGTTTGGAATAGTATACTTTGGAATAATTTATGGAATGCTATGTAATCCAAACTATAGTTTGGATAATTTATGGAATG encodes:
- the LOC126706975 gene encoding uncharacterized protein LOC126706975 isoform X1; the protein is MALIKMVSEGAGDEVKMMIQKENTTYVRAITLRVTGSLITNVLLMWSIQYGLELATQTETYIGEECNFNAGIITMVLGFVLMFVEIHILVTMYLEFATEQWQEQEEENHQGMYLELAENLEQQEDLEQENDTYQEREMTIREVIVCLFVDVIIVFMLLWIIFTALGLTLEPIGDGQYSIHHYLIKSVVGNVTALIGFCYFAFGVGIAVELSSMLQPKEKKGSSIHEEHNTNLECLV